A window of the Eschrichtius robustus isolate mEscRob2 chromosome 5, mEscRob2.pri, whole genome shotgun sequence genome harbors these coding sequences:
- the PROC gene encoding LOW QUALITY PROTEIN: vitamin K-dependent protein C (The sequence of the model RefSeq protein was modified relative to this genomic sequence to represent the inferred CDS: deleted 1 base in 1 codon) translates to MAAGGRPCSFSAVHPSGSNFRMWQLTSLLLFVTIWGISSTPVPPDSVFSSHQRAHQVLRIRKRANTFLEELRPGSLERECREETCEFEEAREIFQNMEDTMAFWSKYHDGDQCAAPPPAHPCDSPCCGRGTCIDGLGGFRCDCAQGWEGRFCLQGEGRRAAGRGAPRGRGRGRARRAPRSLGALPPVPAEARFSNCSAENGGCAHYCLEEEDRRHCRCAPGYRLGDDHLLCEPKVTFPCGRPGKRMEKKRKNLKRDTDQVDQEGQLDPRLISGQEAGWGESPWQVVLLDSKKKLACGAVLVHVSWVLTAAHCLEDRKKLIVRLGEYDLRRWEKWEVDLDIKEVFVHPNYTKSTSDNDIALLRLARPATLSQTIVPICLPDSGLSERELTQVGQETVVTGWGYRSEAKRNRTFVLNFVKVPLVPHNMCVLAMQNKISENMLCAGILGDPRDACEGDSGGPMVVSFRGTWFLVGLVSWGEGCGRLNNYGVYTKVSRYLDWIHGYINPKEAPLESQVP, encoded by the exons ATGGCGGCAGGAGGGCGACCTTGCAGTTTCTCGGCGGTCCACCCCA GTGGCAGCAACTTCAGAATGTGGCAGCTTACAAGCCTCTTATTGTTCGTGACCATCTGGGGAATTTCCAGCACACCAGTTCCTCCTG ACTCAGTGTTCTCCAGCCACCAGCGTGCCCACCAGGTGCTGCGGATCCGCAAACGTGCCAACACCTTCCTGGAGGAGCTGCGGCCCGGCAGCCTGGAGCGCGAGTGCAGAGAGGAGACCTGTGAATTTGAGGAGGCTCGGGAGATTTTCCAAAACATGGAAGACACA ATGGCCTTCTGGTCCAAGTACCACG ACGGGGACCAGTGCGCGGCCCCGCCGCCGGCGCACCCGTGCGACAGCCCGTGCTGCGGGCGCGGCACGTGCATCGACGGCCTGGGCGGCTTCCGCTGCGACTGCGCGCAGGGCTGGGAGGGCCGCTTCTGCCTTCAAGGTgaggggcggcgggcggcgggccggGGAGCTccccggggccgggggcggggccgggcgcgcAGAGCGCCGCGCTCTCTCGGCGCCCTCCCGCCGGTC CCCGCAGAGGCTCGCTTCTCCAACTGCTCGGCGGAGAACGGCGGCTGCGCGCACTATTGCTTGGAGGAGGAGGACAGGCGCCACTGCCGCTGCGCGCCCGGCTACCGCCTGGGGGACGACCACCTGCTCTGCGAGCCCAAGG TGACGTTCCCTTGTGGGAGGCCAGGGAAGCGAATGGAGAAGAAACGCAAGAACTTGAAACGTGACACAGACCAAGTAGACCAAGAAGGCCAACTAGATCCACGGCTCATCAGTGGGCAGGAGGCCGGATGGGGAGAGAGCCCCTGGCag GTGGTCCTGCTGGACTCGAAGAAGAAGCTGGCCTGCGGGGCGGTGCTCGTTCACGTCTCCTGGGTGCTGACAGCGGCCCACTGCTTGGAAGACCGCAAGAAGCTCATCGTCAGGCTCG GGGAGTATGACCTGCGGCGCTGGGAGAAGTGGGAGGTGGACCTGGACATCAAGGAGGTCTTCGTCCACCCCAACTACACCAAGAGCACCAGCGACAATGACATCGCCCTGCTCCGCCTGGCCCGGCCCGCCACTCTCTCGCAGACCATTGTGCCCATCTGCCTCCCAGACAGTGGCCTGTCGGAGCGTGAGCTCACCCAGGTCGGCCAGGAGACGGTGGTGACAGGCTGGGGCTACCGCAGCGAGGCCAAGAGAAACCGCACCTTCGTCCTCAACTTCGTCAAGGTCCCCCTGGTCCCGCACAACATGTGCGTCCTGGCCATGCAAAACAAGATCTCCGAGAACATGCTGTGCGCCGGCATCCTGGGGGACCCGCGGGATGCCTGTGAGGGCGACAGCGGGGGGCCTATGGTCGTCTCCTTCCGCGGCACCTGGTTCCTGGTGGGCCTGGTGAGCTGGGGCGAGGGCTGCGGGCGCCTCAACAACTACGGTGTTTACACCAAAGTCAGCCGTTACCTCGACTGGATCCACGGCTACATCAACCCTAAGGAGGCCCCCCTCGAGAGCCAGGTGCCTTAG